In Brevibacillus brevis NBRC 100599, a single genomic region encodes these proteins:
- a CDS encoding M23 family metallopeptidase: protein MEDQKNQNQPIPFKKASSWKKVLGKKWAFPAIYIGTAAIILAFVMWYQGNVMDTVSKMTNGTDGVAVTTPTAPETTTPQNEEAVPATSGVQPLAWPVGKGVQYNVGMNYYDEKASKENQQKALVSFDNTFYPHTGIDLVSTDGKGFDVIAALAGKVVKVVNDPLVGNEIEIEHAGKMITVYQSMESVTVKPGDEVTQGQVIGSAGRNTLEKDAGAHLHFEVRIDNKPVNPEQYLIQADTEVKNQ from the coding sequence ATGGAAGATCAAAAAAATCAAAATCAACCGATTCCATTCAAGAAGGCAAGTTCTTGGAAAAAAGTCTTGGGCAAGAAATGGGCGTTTCCTGCAATCTACATCGGCACCGCAGCAATCATTCTCGCTTTTGTGATGTGGTATCAGGGCAATGTCATGGACACGGTATCTAAAATGACGAATGGCACAGATGGCGTGGCAGTGACAACTCCTACAGCTCCTGAGACGACTACACCGCAAAACGAAGAAGCGGTACCTGCTACAAGTGGCGTACAACCACTCGCTTGGCCAGTAGGAAAAGGCGTACAGTACAATGTGGGCATGAACTACTACGATGAAAAAGCCTCCAAGGAAAATCAGCAAAAAGCATTGGTGAGCTTCGACAACACCTTCTATCCGCACACAGGGATTGACCTCGTATCCACGGATGGAAAGGGCTTTGATGTCATCGCAGCCCTTGCGGGTAAAGTAGTAAAAGTGGTGAACGATCCACTTGTCGGCAACGAGATTGAGATTGAGCACGCTGGCAAAATGATTACGGTATATCAAAGTATGGAAAGCGTTACAGTCAAACCAGGCGATGAAGTGACACAAGGTCAAGTAATCGGGTCTGCTGGACGCAATACCCTTGAAAAAGACGCTGGCGCACATCTTCACTTTGAAGTTCGCATCGATAACAAGCCTGTCAATCCAGAGCAATACTTGATTCAGGCTGATACGGAAGTAAAAAATCAATAA
- the spoIID gene encoding stage II sporulation protein D has protein sequence MKRYLLMWFIALPILLVLMPAALVFWFSPEISPVSQPTVAVPEPAIPAMKESASSLPVKVYRTEKKAVETLPLETYITGVVAAEMPAEFELEALKAQALAARTYIVRRLKEGKFDDVPSGGQVLDTVQHQVYMDEKQRRERWGDQYEWKNKRIQQAVMATAGVILTYQNEPIDATFFSTSNGFTENSDEYWEKPIPYLKSVASPWDIQSPRYEETVVLSTVELEKNLGVKLTQEASTSGSWYRIESRTTGNRVGTISIGGKEFTGREFREKLNLNSSSFTLDLRGNQVFITTKGYGHGVGMSQWGANGMAKSGKSAEQIVKHFYQGISLQEYKRVIPA, from the coding sequence ATGAAACGCTATCTACTCATGTGGTTTATCGCTTTGCCGATCTTGCTCGTCCTCATGCCTGCTGCTCTGGTCTTTTGGTTTTCACCAGAAATAAGCCCTGTCAGTCAGCCTACTGTGGCCGTCCCGGAGCCTGCTATACCAGCGATGAAGGAGTCCGCTTCCTCTCTTCCGGTTAAGGTGTACCGTACAGAAAAGAAGGCCGTGGAAACATTACCGCTAGAAACGTATATTACGGGAGTCGTAGCGGCGGAAATGCCAGCCGAGTTCGAGCTGGAGGCTTTAAAAGCACAGGCGTTAGCGGCCAGGACCTATATCGTGCGCCGTTTAAAAGAGGGCAAGTTTGATGATGTGCCATCAGGCGGTCAGGTCTTGGATACGGTACAGCATCAAGTCTATATGGATGAAAAGCAGCGGCGTGAACGTTGGGGAGACCAGTACGAATGGAAAAACAAACGCATCCAACAAGCAGTTATGGCGACAGCAGGGGTGATCTTGACCTATCAGAACGAGCCCATTGACGCGACGTTTTTTTCCACCAGTAATGGTTTTACAGAGAACTCGGATGAATATTGGGAAAAGCCCATTCCTTATTTGAAGAGCGTTGCGAGTCCTTGGGATATTCAGTCCCCTCGTTATGAGGAAACGGTCGTCCTGTCCACAGTGGAGCTAGAAAAGAATTTGGGCGTCAAGCTCACACAGGAGGCTTCTACCAGTGGTTCCTGGTATCGGATCGAATCGCGTACAACCGGAAACCGCGTAGGAACCATCAGCATTGGCGGCAAGGAATTTACTGGACGAGAGTTTCGTGAAAAGCTGAACTTGAATTCCTCCTCCTTTACGTTGGACTTGCGCGGCAATCAGGTCTTCATTACGACTAAAGGGTACGGTCATGGTGTCGGGATGAGCCAGTGGGGAGCAAATGGAATGGCCAAAAGCGGCAAAAGTGCGGAGCAAATCGTCAAACACTTCTATCAAGGAATTAGTCTGCAAGAGTATAAAAGAGTAATCCCAGCCTAA
- the murA gene encoding UDP-N-acetylglucosamine 1-carboxyvinyltransferase, producing MDKIIVRGGKALAGNVKVSGAKNAVLPIIAASILAEEETCVISDVPGLDDVRTICDLLKSMGISLTYDHEVLTIDASKLTSVEASYELVRKMRASFLVMGPLLARKGQARVALPGGCAIGTRPIDQHLKGFEAMGAKIEIGQGFIEATVEGRLKGAKIYLDIASVGATENIMMAAALAEGTTLIENAAEEPEIVDLANFLNRMGAKIRGAGTGSIRIEGVEKMKGCTHCVIPDRIEAGTFMVAAAITGGDVFVEGAICDHLKSVTAKLREMGVDIEEQENGIRVRRTGPMKAVDLKTLPYPGFPTDMQSQMMALLLVSEGTSIVTETVFENRFMHVEEFRRMNANIKIEGRSAIVEGGSKLTGSKVAATDLRAGAALVLAGLVSEGETEVSALHHIDRGYVNFTEKLLALGADVERVVPAREKAVSETIKVSFSPNFA from the coding sequence TTGGATAAAATTATTGTCCGTGGTGGTAAGGCATTGGCTGGAAATGTAAAAGTATCTGGCGCCAAAAATGCCGTACTCCCTATTATTGCAGCATCTATCTTGGCAGAAGAAGAGACTTGCGTCATCTCAGACGTACCAGGCCTCGACGATGTCCGGACGATATGCGACCTTTTGAAATCGATGGGAATCTCCCTTACATATGATCATGAAGTGCTGACGATCGATGCTTCCAAGCTTACGAGTGTAGAAGCGTCCTATGAACTGGTCCGCAAAATGCGCGCATCTTTCCTCGTGATGGGGCCGCTTTTAGCCAGAAAAGGACAAGCTCGTGTCGCTCTTCCGGGTGGATGTGCTATTGGTACACGCCCGATCGACCAGCACCTAAAAGGGTTTGAGGCTATGGGAGCCAAAATCGAAATCGGACAAGGGTTTATTGAAGCGACGGTAGAAGGACGATTGAAGGGTGCGAAAATCTACCTGGATATCGCTAGCGTCGGTGCAACAGAAAATATTATGATGGCCGCTGCTTTGGCAGAGGGAACCACATTGATCGAAAATGCGGCAGAAGAGCCGGAGATCGTTGATTTGGCGAACTTCCTGAACAGAATGGGAGCAAAAATCCGCGGTGCGGGTACAGGTTCAATCCGCATCGAAGGCGTGGAAAAGATGAAGGGCTGCACACATTGTGTCATTCCTGACCGCATTGAAGCAGGTACTTTCATGGTGGCTGCAGCGATTACCGGTGGGGATGTCTTTGTGGAAGGTGCGATTTGCGATCATCTCAAATCCGTGACCGCCAAGCTTCGTGAAATGGGCGTGGACATTGAGGAGCAAGAAAACGGCATTCGTGTACGCCGCACAGGCCCAATGAAAGCAGTTGACCTCAAAACGCTGCCATACCCTGGCTTCCCGACGGATATGCAGTCGCAAATGATGGCGCTTTTGCTTGTTTCAGAAGGAACGAGCATTGTGACCGAAACAGTATTTGAGAACCGCTTCATGCACGTGGAAGAGTTCCGTCGCATGAATGCTAACATCAAGATCGAAGGCCGCAGTGCCATCGTCGAAGGCGGTTCCAAGCTGACAGGCAGCAAGGTAGCAGCAACTGACTTGCGTGCGGGTGCAGCACTTGTACTGGCTGGGCTTGTATCTGAGGGAGAGACTGAGGTTTCTGCCCTGCACCATATTGACCGTGGCTACGTGAACTTTACGGAAAAGCTGCTGGCTTTGGGAGCAGATGTAGAACGCGTGGTTCCAGCTCGTGAAAAAGCAGTTTCCGAAACCATCAAAGTAAGCTTCTCTCCTAATTTTGCTTGA
- a CDS encoding YwmB family TATA-box binding protein produces MGKWSGWCVLALLLVMGAVYWMPAEAKEEKPVVTEMMKVLEESGATGVSVQVRMRTAMGEGLLPEQVKELATKWAQQLEIPFSPSEQSRKHNILAYRTTYTQNGVDLSYEVTGVPKNGAFSVYLVLQLSGNRDSLLYIGQVQETFTNALQSADFIPQISTCIRGLYNVKMGVDQQEGKILSIFGTLQATELERLQDETVVSISGYTPMWESFIALNGQKMNLQVATHRDSHSGTWITVGTPIITVEY; encoded by the coding sequence ATGGGGAAATGGTCTGGTTGGTGCGTGCTGGCTCTATTGCTCGTGATGGGGGCCGTGTATTGGATGCCTGCAGAAGCAAAGGAAGAAAAGCCGGTTGTGACAGAAATGATGAAAGTACTAGAAGAGTCGGGCGCAACGGGTGTATCGGTTCAGGTACGTATGCGTACGGCGATGGGAGAAGGCCTGCTTCCTGAACAAGTAAAAGAGTTGGCGACGAAATGGGCACAACAACTTGAGATTCCGTTTTCCCCAAGCGAACAATCGCGTAAACACAACATACTCGCATATAGGACTACATACACACAAAACGGCGTGGATCTGAGCTACGAGGTGACAGGAGTGCCTAAAAATGGAGCATTTTCTGTATATCTAGTACTTCAGTTATCTGGAAACCGTGATTCGCTACTATATATTGGACAAGTACAGGAAACCTTCACGAATGCCCTGCAAAGCGCCGACTTTATTCCGCAAATTAGCACTTGTATTCGCGGATTGTACAATGTTAAGATGGGTGTTGACCAACAGGAGGGTAAAATATTGTCGATTTTTGGTACTCTCCAGGCAACAGAATTAGAACGTTTGCAAGATGAGACGGTTGTCAGCATTTCAGGGTATACCCCTATGTGGGAATCATTCATCGCGTTAAACGGTCAAAAGATGAATCTACAGGTGGCTACTCATCGTGACAGCCATTCTGGAACATGGATTACGGTAGGTACACCAATCATCACTGTGGAATATTAG